One Mangifera indica cultivar Alphonso unplaced genomic scaffold, CATAS_Mindica_2.1 Un_0036, whole genome shotgun sequence genomic window carries:
- the LOC123206432 gene encoding DNA damage-repair/toleration protein DRT100-like, with protein sequence MDSSIIFSLIVIFSLLVSSEACHPVDKEALLHFKHQIIFDPYNLLQSWTLSSDCCTDWDGVSCDYSKRVVNMSRPGGLHSYMTGNLSSFLANLSNLQHLDFSNLKDLKGPIPPEFGNLQNLETLVLSRNQLSGPIPKSLGKLTKLRVLELQGNGLSGNIPVELGDAKALTTILLSNNKLSGGIPENVMNLKNLKDFDVSGNSLSDRVPPHKAIFLHLHSKIVAVGHHLPIVNFR encoded by the exons ATGGATTCCTCAATAATCTTTTCTCTCATTGTTATCTTTTCCCTGTTAGTTTCTTCTGAAGCCTGTCATCCAGTTGACAAAGAAGCTTTACTCCATTTCaaacatcaaattatttttgatCCTTATAATCTATTACAGTCCTGGACCTTATCGTCAGACTGTTGCACGGATTGGGATGGGGTATCATGTGATTACTCGAAAAGAGTGGTTAATATGAGCCGTCCAGGGGGTCTTCATTCCTACATGACAG GAAACCTATCGTCATTTCTTGCCAATTTATCAAATCTTCAACACCTTGATTTCAGCAATCTCAAGGATTTGAAGGGCCCAATACCGCCAGAATTTGGCAATTTACAAAACCTCGAAACATTGGTTTTATCCAGAAACCAACTGTCTGGCCCAATTCCGAAGTCATTGGGAAAACTGACAAAATTGCGAGTATTGGAGCTACAGGGGAATGGTCTTTCGGGGAACATACCAGTTGAGCTTGGTGATGCTAAGGCGTTGACAACAATTTTGCTCTCAAACAATAAGCTAAGTGGAGGCATCCCAGAGAATgtgatgaatttgaaaaatcttaaagatTTTGATGTGTCTGGCAATAGTCTTAGCGATAGGGTTCCCCCTCATAAAGCTATATTTCTGCATCTTCATTCAAAGATAGTCGCTGTTGGTCACCATCTACCCATTGTTAATTTTCGATGA